Below is a genomic region from Isosphaeraceae bacterium EP7.
TCATCGACGACGAGGCCCGGACGTCCTGGACGCCGGAAGGGGCCGAGGTCGCGGTCCCCTGGCCCTCGCCGATGATCGGCATCCGAGTCCCGCACCGCGGGCACTTCAGGCGCTTGCCGATCGCCCCGGGGGGGACATTCAGGACCACACCGCATTGGGGGCACTGCGTTGTGAGAGCCATCGAGGGGTCGCCGAGACCAGGGAGACGGGGCAGATTCTGGGCGAGAGGAACGCGGCAAGACGCCGCGAGCCGATGCGCCAGCCACGTCAAGCATCATGTGATCTTACATCGAAGTTCGAAGGCAGGCCCAGCCTAAAACCCCGAAACCAGGGGCTTCGCCCGTACAGTCCACGTCGCCGGCGCATCCCAGGTTACGCCGACATCTCGAGGAATGTTCGTCCGTCATGGGAATTATTGGGGAGGATCACGCCATCGGTCGCGCCTCCTGATCAGCATCCTGCCAAGGAGTTCGTCGTAATCGGCCTCATTACGGCGACGCTTCGGGTCCCAGCGTTGCCCCTTCTCCCAGTTGCAGCGGCCGTGTACGACGGCCAGATTACTCAGATCCTCGGTCCCGCCCCGCGACTTCGCCCGGATATGCTCGACGGTCCCCCCCTCGCCGGTCCCGGCGTCGAACGCGATGGGCCCGTTGCAGATCAGGCACTTGCCCACCCAGTTTCCTCCCGACCGGCGGAAAGTCCGGTCGGTCGCCGCGATCCGGCACATCAAATCCGACGTGGCCACTGTCCTCGCCCTCATGCTTGTCCCGGCGGATCAATTTGGCATCGTCCCGGATGGAATTTCGATCCCCGTCCGCGACGGTTTGACACCCCCTACGCGTGACCTACTCTTGCCTCGGGTCGGCCGGGCGGGCCGTCATCGACTCGGGTTATGTCGCGGGCCAGAGACGGCACGAGGCAATGATGGGTCCCCAATCTCTCGCGGGACCGGACCAGGGCGGGGCTCATGGACAAGAACAGCTCGACGCAGGTCTGCAAGATTCCGCGGGCCGCAGATCTGGACCCACCCGGCGGACCGCTTCGCCATTATCTGATCGTGCTTCGCGGCCCGGCAATGGGGGCCATGATTCGCCTGAATGCCGGCTGCGTGACCGTGGGAAGGTCTCCCGAAAGCCTCGTCCAGTTCGCCGACTCGAGCATCTCGCGGCATCACGCCACTCTCACCACCGGCGAAGGGGGCCGAGTCAGGCTCGTCGACCTGGGCAGCACCAATGGGACATTTCTGAACGGCAAGAGAATCGGGGCGATGGAGATGGTCGAGCTGGCCGATGGTGACCGGCTCCAACTTGGCACGTCAACTCTGTTGAAATTCGCCCGCCCCGACGCGCTCGAGGAGAAATTCTGCCGCGAGCTGTTCGACCGGTCGGTCCGCGATCCCCTGACGGGCCTCTACAACCGGGGCTACTTCGTCGACGAGGTCCGCGCCCTCTACGACCGTGCCGCCCTGTCGGGCCTCGGCCTCTGCCTCATCCTCCTCGACATCGACCACTTCAAGAAAGTTAACGACAGCCACGGCCACGACGCCGGGGACGCTGCGTTGAGAGAGGTGGCGGCGGTCCTCCGGCAATCGACCCGCCCCGACGACCTGGTCTCACGCTACGGCGGCGAGGAATTCGTGTTAGCCTTGCCCGTCGGCGGCACCGATGCCGCGATCGAACGCGCCGAGCATCTTCGCAAGATGGTCGGTGCACGGAGGATCCGATTGCCCGAGGGCGAGACCCTATTGCTCACCGGCAGTCTCGGCGTGGCCTATGCCGCGCCGGACCTCCCGTTCGATCCGCCCGAGATCATCTCGCTGGCAGACAGGGCCCTCTACCTCGCCAAGCAGAACGGAAGAGATCGCGTCGTCATCCTGCGCGAGCGGAGGTTCGCCGAGGCGGCCGGTGTCACACAATCGATCACCCTCGAGATCGAGACCTGAACGAGGGGGCTGCAAGGACATCACACCGGGCCTTGAACGCAGGGGATCGACCGAGACCGATGGCGCTGGGATGTGGTATATTGCCACCCCCGGAGCCACGGAGGGCCGCACCAGACGACGGCCAACCGGGCCCGGATCTCAGGTGACCCGATGAGCGTCAAGGCAATCCTCTTCGACTTCGACGGCACCCTGGCCGACACGGCCAACATCCACGTCGCCGCCTGGGAGCGGACCTTCGCCGAGATCGGCTTCGTGATCCCCCAGGATGTCTGCCTCCGCGCCGTCGAGGAGGATGATCGACGCTTCCTCGTAGACGTGTTCGCCAGCAAGGACGTCCTCGACGGCGACGTCGAAGGCTGGCTTCGCCGGAAACAGGACGTCACCGCGACGATGCTCGCCGACGCCCCCCAGATTTATCCCGGCGTCATCGAGCTCATCACGAGACTCCGCGATCATTATCGCCTCGCCGTCGTCACCACGACCTGGCGTGAGAATGTCGTCGCCACTCTCGAAGCCGCCGGCATCGCCGACGCGTTCGAGGTCGTCGTGGCCAAGCAGGATGTCGCCTCCCAGAAGCCCGACGCCGAGGCTTACACACTGGCCCTGTCGCGGCTCGGCGTCGACGCTTCGTCGGCCTGGGCCGTCGAAGATTCCCCGAGCGGAGTCCGTGCGGCAATCGCCGCGGGCCTGAGGGTCGTGGCCGTCGGTCACCGAAGCCCGCGCGGCGACTGGTCGGTCGACGCCACGTATCTGGAAAGCCTGGTAAACGAACTCGATTTCCTCGAGGTCGTGCGCGCAGAGCCGAGCTGAACGACCGCGATCGATCCATGTCCACGCCCGAAGGTTGCCGCGATGTCCAACCCCAACGTCTACGAAAATCCGCTGATCACCCGCTACGCCTCGCGGACCATGGCCGAGCTCTGGTCGTCGCAGCGCAAGTTCTCCACCTGGAGACGCCTCTGGGTCGCCCTGGCCCAGGCCGAGCGTGACCTGGGTCTGCCGATCTCCTCGGAGCAGGTCGCCGAGCTGCGGGCCCACGTCGACGATATTGATTTCGCCGCCGCCGCAGGCTACGAGCGCAAGTTGCGCCATGACGTGATGGCGCACGTCCACACATATGCCGACGCCGCGCCCGGCGCCCGGGCCATCATCCACCTGGGTGCCACAAGCTGCTATGTGACCGACAATACCGACCTGATCCTGATCCGCGACGCCCTCACCCTCGTCCGCGATGGTTTGGTCCAGTCCATCGACGCCCTCGCCGATTTCGCGGTTCGTTACAAGGATTTGCCCTGCCTGGGCTACACCCATTATCAGCCCGCGCAACTCGTCACGGTCGGCAAGCGTGCCACCCTCTGGTGCCACGAGTTAATCCTGGATCTCAGCGAGATCGAGCGCCGGATCGAGACCCTACGATTCCTCGGCGTGAAGGGGACCACCGGCACCCAGGCCAGCTTCCTGGCCCTCTTCGACGGCGACCACGGCAAGGTCGAGGCCCTTGACGCGGCTGTCGCCCATGCCTTCCGCTTCGACTCCACTTATCCTGTCTCCGGGCAGACGTATTCCCGCAAGGTCGACTCCCAGGCGCTGGCGGCGCTCGGCGGCTTCGCCGAGAGCGCCCACCGATTCGGCTCCGACTTGCGGCTGCTCGCCCACGAACGCGAGGTCGAAGAGCCGTTCGAGTCCGACCAGATCGGCTCCTCCGCCATGCCGTATAAACGTAATCCAATGCGTGCCGAGCGAATGTGCTCGATCGCCCGGTTCGCCATGGCACTCCCGGCCACGCTCGCGCAGACCGCCGCGACGCAGTGGCTGGAACGGACGCTCGACGATAGCGCGGTGCGGCGCATCGCGATCCCGCAAGCGTTCCTGGCCGTCGACGCCCTGCTGACGCTCTACCTGAATGTTGTCCCGGGCCTGATCGTCAATCCGGCCATCGTGGCCAGGCGGGTGGCCGAGGAACTCCCCTTCATGGCCACCGAGAATATCCTGATGGCCGGGGTCAGGGCCGGCGGCGACAGGCAAATCCTCCACGAGTCGATCCGGAACCACTCCATCGCGGCCGGCCTCCGCTTGAAGCAAGGGGCTGCCGACAACGACCTGATTGCCCGGATCCGCGGAGACGCCGCGTTCGGGGCGGTCGACGTCGATGGGGTTCTCGACCCGACTCGTTATATCGGCCGATCTGCCGAGCAGGTCGTCGCGTTCATCAAGACCGAGGTCGAGCCGATCCGCCTGCGTTATCCCGGTCAGAAGGCCAGGGCGCGCGAAGTTCACGTCTGACCTGGCGGTATTTCGGGCCAGCGGGTCGGCCGTCGATCGCCCGGAGAGGCGTCATCACGGCCGGCTCGAGGCTCGTTTCCTACCGGATCCGACCCGGGGTCAGCATGGCGTGGTCGACCAGAGGCCCATGACTTCCGCGGCGCCTTTGGAGAGATGGATCTTCGAATCGACCGATTGCACGAGGCTTATGGGAATCTCATGGAGCCTGCCGTCGATCGAGTCAATCTTCGTCAGCCTGATGTGCGAGCCGGTGATATGATCGACCTTGCCGATCAGCTGGCCGCACGATGTGATCACCTCCATGTGCACTGCAATCCGGCCGATTTCCTGCATTGAAGTCGTCATGATGATCCTCCCGGATGGTGCTCGCTCGACTTCGTCGACGATTAATTCTTGGCGTGCAAGCCTCGTGCCGCACTCAGATATGGCCTCCGGATCGCCCCGCCTCGTGGCCTGGACAGTACGTCGAGTACCGAAGGGCCTTGCGTGCCCAGGGTCCTGAAGAAATAGCCCCGGCAGACGACGACCGAATCTCGATAGGGGACGTGTTCGCCCAGGATTTCGTGCGCCCGTGCGACCCGGTAATGCGGCACCATGGCGAACAGGTGGTGCGTCAGGTGGAACGCCTGTCCATAGGGGAAGATGGCCGCAGAGAGCAAGGGATTGATCAGGAAGACACGCGAGTTGGTCAGGTCCCCATCGTCGGGGGCATTCGAGTGGTGCGCGATCTCACGCAACTGCATCAGGATCGGATACGCGGTCAGCAGCGGGACGATCCAGAACAGCCCGAAGGTTGCCCACGAGCCCGAGAGGTGGACCGCTGACAGCAGGCTCAACCAGTAGGCCCCACGCATGCAGCGGGCCACCCGCACCGAGTAGACCCCGCGAAGGGTCTTCGAACCGTCAACTCCCAGATTAGCCGCCTTGGCCCTGCCGAACAAGTAGCGCAGGATCGAGGGAGGCCAGAGACCGAGCACGACGTATCGATGCCAGAAACCCGATTTGGTGATCGGGAAATGCTGGGGATCGGGATGATTCAGGCGCATCAGATCGGGGTCGCGTGCCGGGTCGTTGACGAACTGATGATGACCCAGGTGCGCGGCCCGATATTTCTGGGTCATCGCCACGATGGGGAACATCAGCAGCAGGTCGGAGACAAGCTCGTTCGCCAGCTTGTTCCGGAACAAGACTTGATGGCTCGCGTCGTGCGCCAGGCCGGAGAGCCGATGCTGGCCGATGGCGACGAGGAGAACGCCGAGCATGGCCAGCGGCGCGAACAGCCCGGTCGACAATGAGTCGGTTGACCGGGTCGCCATCAGCATGTGGCAGCCGGATAGGACGACCGCCAGGAAGAGGTATTCCCTGGCGATAAAGCCGATGTTCGTTCGATTGTCGGGCTTCATCAGGGGAACGAGCCGGCGATGAGCATCGTCCCAACTCAGGTCGTTCTTGGGCATCGTCGGCATCCGTGCACTCGGCATTGGGGGCGTTCCGAGGCGCCCCTCCGTCGGGCTCGCCTACTCATGGACCGGCTTATTTCATCGGCCCGGGAGGGAGGCCTGCACGAGTTGTGGGCTTCGCAACCCGGCCGGTCATCGAGACTCAGGCGGCTTCGATGGCGGCGGTTTCCGGGGCGAGCACCTCGTCTGGCGGCCCCGAACGAGCGACCCGGCCTCCTTCAAACACGTGGACGGTCTGGGCCACGCGGCGAGCGAATTCCATGGCGTGCGTCACCACGATCATCGTCAGGCCGTCGCGGGCCAGGTCATTGATCACGGCCAGGACCTCACCGGCCATGCGCGGATCAAGCGCGCTGGTCGGCTCATCGAACAGGATCGCCACGGGTTGCATCGCCAGTGCTCGGGCAATCGCAACCCGCTGCTGCTGGCCTCCGGAAAGCTGCCCGGGCCTGGACTCGACCTTGTCCGCCAGCCCGACCCTGGCCAGAAGTGTCCGGGCCAGCTCCTCGGCCTCGAGTCTGGGCAGGCCGAGGACCGATCGAGGACCCTCGGCCACATTCTGGAGCGCCGTCTGGTGCGAGAACAGGTTGAACGCCTGGAAGACCATACCCACGCGCCGCCTGATCGAGAGCAAGGTCGTCTCCCGAACCTTCGCCGTCATCGTCGAGGTCAGGACCTGGCCGTCGATCTCGATTCGGCCCCCTTCAATCGACTCGAGGCCGTTAAGGCAGCGCAAGAACGTGCTCTTCCCCCCGCCGGAAGGGCCGACGATCGCTGCCACCTCGCCTCGCTCCACCCGCAAGTCGACGCCTCGGAGCACGTCCGACGCCCCGTGCCGCTTGATCAGACCGCGGACCTCGATCATGCGGGAGACCTCCGCTCGGATTGCTCGCCCGAGAGACGACGTTCGGACCAGCGCGAGAGCCAGGACAACGGGAGGCTCATCCCCAGGTAGAGCAAGGCCGAGGCGGCGGCGAATTCCAGGACACCACCCGTGCTGTTCGCCAGGATCGAGTATTGCTTCGTCAACTCCACGAGGGTGATGACCGAGCAGACCGAAGTATCCTTGAACAGCGCGATGAAGTCATTGGTCACAGGCGGGATCACCATCCGCACCGCCTGAGGAATCACGATCCGACGCAGGCCCTGCGCCCTGGTCATTCCCAGGGCCAGTGCCGCCTCCATCTGGCCTCCGGGGATCGCCTGCAATCCGGCCCGGTAAATCTCCGCCTCGTAGGCCGAATAATTGATCGCCAGCCCGGCAATTCCCGCCATGATCGGCGGCAGCGAGACGTCCAGCTCCGGCAGCAGGAAGAACAGGACGTAAAGCTGGAGCATCAAGGGCGTCCCGCGAATGAGCTCGACATAAGTCGCGAGGATCCAACGGGCGGGCGGCGGCCCGTAGAGCCTGCCGAGAGCCACGGCCAAGCCAATCGCGATCGCGAGAGGCATCGATGCCGCCGCGAGGAACACCGTCATCGCGGACGCCTTCAGCAAGGTTGATCCGTATCGCCAGATTAGGGCCAGGCCTCGGCTCGTCTCGTGTGCCGCCGACTCCGAGTCACCGGTCGCTTTCCGGGCGGATTGACCGGGGGTCTCGGCCTTGGCGAGATCCTCCTGAAGCGCGGTCCAGATCCCGTATTTCTCGTAGAGCCGCCTGAGTTCGCCGGAGCGGATCAGGCGGGCCAGTCCTCGGTCGAGTCGATCGCGGAGCGGGGCGTCCTGGCGCCTCAAGTACATCACGTAAGAGCCTCCGCCCAGCGGCGGCCCGACGACTTCCAGCGCGGGATAATTGGGCGCGTAGAACCGCGCCGCGGGCAGGTCTTGCAGCGTCGCGTCGATCTGCCCGTTCTTGGCCGCCATCATCGCGTCGGTCGCGCCGTTGAACGAGAGGACCTCGACGCTCCCTCCGCCGTGATCACGCGCGTAAGTCTCGGCCGACGACCCACCGAGAACGCCCACGCGCCAGCGAACTCCGTCTGGCCTCGCGACTCTCAGGCTCTCCCAGCCCCGCACGAGTCCCCCGCGGGGGACCATCAATTCCATCTGGAAGAGGTAATAGGGCCGCGTCGCCAGGTACTGGTCGAGCCGAGGCGAAGTCAACTCGTAGCCGTTAACGACGACGTCGACACGGCCCGTCTCCAACACTGGCAGCAGCGTATCCCACTGGCCCTGGACGAGGACCGGAGTCGGGCCGAACTCCCCTGCAAGCAGGCTCATCAACTCGACTTCAAAACCCGTGACCCGGCTCGGGTCTATGGGATCGGGATAAGCATAGGGGCCGCCCCCTTCCTGGTCGCAGCCGTACCGCAGCTCACCGCTCGATCGGATCCGATCCAGCGCATCGCCGCGGCAAGGCACACCGGCCAAACATGCCAGGATGAATGCGAGCAGGAATCGACCAGAGCAAGAAATCCGTGACAATGAATCGACGATCGAGTCGTCCCCGGCGACGAGGGCCTGATCAGAACCGCTCCGAGATCGTGGAGCGTCGGCCGCATCATCGTCCATGAAAGGGGGTTCCCCGTCGTTGGCCTGTCAATCAGATCGAAGGACTCTCGCCCCGTGCGCGGAAGCGGACGACTCGCCGGACTCGCTGACGAACCACTCGCGGGACCCGGGCCAATCGTAGCCGCGTGAATCGCCCGATGATCAGCCGATGCCCACGCCAGACGACTCGCTTGTTAACCAGCGCGTCGAACCAGACCGGCAACAGGAACAGATCCTTCACGGGACTCAACCAGAGGTGCCGGGCCTTGGGCCAGGTCCCACGCAGCCAACGAGTCTGCACCGAGTCGCGGACCACACCGAGGCCGACCAGTACCAGCAATCCGCCCCAGGCCAGTCCGGATTCGCCCGAGAGCGCCCAGATCAGGCCGACTCCCGCGAGATTGGCCGCGGGCTCGATCATGAACGCCGGCCAAGCGAGTCTCGCGCGGATCTTGTACCACCGAGAGTGGCGGTTGAGGAACCAGTGCAAGTCTCGGTCGTAGTTCACGTTATCGATGACGTGATGGCTCAGGCGGACCTTGTAGCCAGCCTGCCGAACGCGCATCCCGATGACCTGGTCTTCGGCGAGCAGGTTTCGAACCCGAGCGAAGCCACCGATGGCATTCAGGGCTTCGGCTTTCATGAGCATTGATTTGCCGACGACACACGTCAGGCCGAACACCGAGGCCATCGCCACTCCGCCGGCGATGAAGCCGTTGAGCTGCAAGTTCTCGATCGCCGCCCCGGACTGCCGTTCGCCCACCCCGGTGAAGAGGTTGGTGACCAGCCCGACTCCAGGCTCCGACAGGTAGCAGACCGTCTCGCGCAGATAGCTCGGCCGGGCACGCACGTTGGAGTCGCTGATGAGCAGGACGGCGTGCTTGCGGAACCGATCCATGGCCGCCAGATTTTCCACCTTCGGGTTGAGCCCGAAGACGGGGCTGCCGACGATCAGGCTCGCATCGCGACCAGGGTACTCATCCAGCAATTGCCTGACGATGGGGATTGCCGGGTCGTCCTCGTCGGCGACGCCGAAGAGCAGCTGATACTCGGGATAGTCGAGCAGGAAGAAACTCCGGAGATTCTCCTCGAGCCCTTCATCGACCCCTTTGAGCGGCTTGAGGATCGTCAGCGGCGGCAGGTAGTCGGGGGAGCCGATGGAGCCGGTGCGACGCGGGCGGATGACCCACGCGAGCGCGGCCATCGAGAGCAGCGTCGTAGTGACGGCGAACCCCGCGACGATGAGCAGCAGCACGTTACCCGGGACCATGACGGTCTCCTGGCCGGTGACCTTCTCGAGCAGGGAGTCGCCGGCTTCCACGCCGACCAACGTCCCGAGATCGGTGGCAGTCCGGGCGAAGGCAACGGCGGCGTCACCTCGGCGGGTGCCTTGGGGCGCACAAGGTCACCATCCCGGCCCTCGGCGTCAATCTCAATCTTGGATTGCACAATCGTCGCGAAGTGAGGCGTGCAATCTGTCGCGTGAACTTCTCGTCAGGGAGCTTCGGGCTTCATCCGAAGCTCCATCGACCCCTGACAGCACGGACAAATCTGTGGATATCGTACCGAAATTGTGCAGATGTCGCAATAATATTCGGGCGTTCGCCAATGTCCCTCTTCTTTGACTCGAAACGACATGACCTGGAGGAAGGGGAGCCCGGCGTGTCGTCGGCCGATGAGTTCGATCTCGCGATCGCGCATTCGTGCGTCGAGGATGAGGGCCCGACTCGCCGTGTCGGGTAGCAACGCTTCATACTGGTCATTCGGGCGTTCGAGGACGACCTGCTTGGCGATCGCGTCCTCATCCGCCGTGATTCCCAGTTCTTTGAGGCGTGACTCGAGCAGTCTCGCCTTGCCCGTAATCGTGATCAGGCCTGAGGGAGGCTCGGTTGCGTCACAGACCGAAGCCATAAGCAGGGAGGCTAGGATCCATCTGAGCAGTAGTTCGGGTCGGAGTAACATCGGATGTCATTCCTTTCCCTGATCGAGCTTTCGTAGCAGGTCTTCGAAACGCAAACGGGCCGTGCATCGAAATGCACGGCCCGCTCGCTCATTGCGCCGGCGGGAATTGAACCCACTGCCTCCAGGTTATGAGCCTGGCGAGCAACCGTTACTCCTCGACGCAAAGGAATAGTACCAGGGATCGGGGGCACGTCAAGAAATACTCCGAAACGCCGAC
It encodes:
- a CDS encoding HNH endonuclease; the encoded protein is MATSDLMCRIAATDRTFRRSGGNWVGKCLICNGPIAFDAGTGEGGTVEHIRAKSRGGTEDLSNLAVVHGRCNWEKGQRWDPKRRRNEADYDELLGRMLIRRRDRWRDPPQ
- a CDS encoding GGDEF domain-containing protein encodes the protein MDKNSSTQVCKIPRAADLDPPGGPLRHYLIVLRGPAMGAMIRLNAGCVTVGRSPESLVQFADSSISRHHATLTTGEGGRVRLVDLGSTNGTFLNGKRIGAMEMVELADGDRLQLGTSTLLKFARPDALEEKFCRELFDRSVRDPLTGLYNRGYFVDEVRALYDRAALSGLGLCLILLDIDHFKKVNDSHGHDAGDAALREVAAVLRQSTRPDDLVSRYGGEEFVLALPVGGTDAAIERAEHLRKMVGARRIRLPEGETLLLTGSLGVAYAAPDLPFDPPEIISLADRALYLAKQNGRDRVVILRERRFAEAAGVTQSITLEIET
- a CDS encoding HAD family hydrolase; protein product: MSVKAILFDFDGTLADTANIHVAAWERTFAEIGFVIPQDVCLRAVEEDDRRFLVDVFASKDVLDGDVEGWLRRKQDVTATMLADAPQIYPGVIELITRLRDHYRLAVVTTTWRENVVATLEAAGIADAFEVVVAKQDVASQKPDAEAYTLALSRLGVDASSAWAVEDSPSGVRAAIAAGLRVVAVGHRSPRGDWSVDATYLESLVNELDFLEVVRAEPS
- the purB gene encoding adenylosuccinate lyase; this encodes MSNPNVYENPLITRYASRTMAELWSSQRKFSTWRRLWVALAQAERDLGLPISSEQVAELRAHVDDIDFAAAAGYERKLRHDVMAHVHTYADAAPGARAIIHLGATSCYVTDNTDLILIRDALTLVRDGLVQSIDALADFAVRYKDLPCLGYTHYQPAQLVTVGKRATLWCHELILDLSEIERRIETLRFLGVKGTTGTQASFLALFDGDHGKVEALDAAVAHAFRFDSTYPVSGQTYSRKVDSQALAALGGFAESAHRFGSDLRLLAHEREVEEPFESDQIGSSAMPYKRNPMRAERMCSIARFAMALPATLAQTAATQWLERTLDDSAVRRIAIPQAFLAVDALLTLYLNVVPGLIVNPAIVARRVAEELPFMATENILMAGVRAGGDRQILHESIRNHSIAAGLRLKQGAADNDLIARIRGDAAFGAVDVDGVLDPTRYIGRSAEQVVAFIKTEVEPIRLRYPGQKARAREVHV
- a CDS encoding DUF2171 domain-containing protein; its protein translation is MTTSMQEIGRIAVHMEVITSCGQLIGKVDHITGSHIRLTKIDSIDGRLHEIPISLVQSVDSKIHLSKGAAEVMGLWSTTPC
- a CDS encoding fatty acid desaturase; the protein is MPKNDLSWDDAHRRLVPLMKPDNRTNIGFIAREYLFLAVVLSGCHMLMATRSTDSLSTGLFAPLAMLGVLLVAIGQHRLSGLAHDASHQVLFRNKLANELVSDLLLMFPIVAMTQKYRAAHLGHHQFVNDPARDPDLMRLNHPDPQHFPITKSGFWHRYVVLGLWPPSILRYLFGRAKAANLGVDGSKTLRGVYSVRVARCMRGAYWLSLLSAVHLSGSWATFGLFWIVPLLTAYPILMQLREIAHHSNAPDDGDLTNSRVFLINPLLSAAIFPYGQAFHLTHHLFAMVPHYRVARAHEILGEHVPYRDSVVVCRGYFFRTLGTQGPSVLDVLSRPRGGAIRRPYLSAARGLHAKN
- a CDS encoding amino acid ABC transporter ATP-binding protein, which translates into the protein MIEVRGLIKRHGASDVLRGVDLRVERGEVAAIVGPSGGGKSTFLRCLNGLESIEGGRIEIDGQVLTSTMTAKVRETTLLSIRRRVGMVFQAFNLFSHQTALQNVAEGPRSVLGLPRLEAEELARTLLARVGLADKVESRPGQLSGGQQQRVAIARALAMQPVAILFDEPTSALDPRMAGEVLAVINDLARDGLTMIVVTHAMEFARRVAQTVHVFEGGRVARSGPPDEVLAPETAAIEAA
- a CDS encoding ABC transporter substrate-binding protein/permease codes for the protein MDDDAADAPRSRSGSDQALVAGDDSIVDSLSRISCSGRFLLAFILACLAGVPCRGDALDRIRSSGELRYGCDQEGGGPYAYPDPIDPSRVTGFEVELMSLLAGEFGPTPVLVQGQWDTLLPVLETGRVDVVVNGYELTSPRLDQYLATRPYYLFQMELMVPRGGLVRGWESLRVARPDGVRWRVGVLGGSSAETYARDHGGGSVEVLSFNGATDAMMAAKNGQIDATLQDLPAARFYAPNYPALEVVGPPLGGGSYVMYLRRQDAPLRDRLDRGLARLIRSGELRRLYEKYGIWTALQEDLAKAETPGQSARKATGDSESAAHETSRGLALIWRYGSTLLKASAMTVFLAAASMPLAIAIGLAVALGRLYGPPPARWILATYVELIRGTPLMLQLYVLFFLLPELDVSLPPIMAGIAGLAINYSAYEAEIYRAGLQAIPGGQMEAALALGMTRAQGLRRIVIPQAVRMVIPPVTNDFIALFKDTSVCSVITLVELTKQYSILANSTGGVLEFAAASALLYLGMSLPLSWLSRWSERRLSGEQSERRSPA
- a CDS encoding ceramide glucosyltransferase, with translation MEAGDSLLEKVTGQETVMVPGNVLLLIVAGFAVTTTLLSMAALAWVIRPRRTGSIGSPDYLPPLTILKPLKGVDEGLEENLRSFFLLDYPEYQLLFGVADEDDPAIPIVRQLLDEYPGRDASLIVGSPVFGLNPKVENLAAMDRFRKHAVLLISDSNVRARPSYLRETVCYLSEPGVGLVTNLFTGVGERQSGAAIENLQLNGFIAGGVAMASVFGLTCVVGKSMLMKAEALNAIGGFARVRNLLAEDQVIGMRVRQAGYKVRLSHHVIDNVNYDRDLHWFLNRHSRWYKIRARLAWPAFMIEPAANLAGVGLIWALSGESGLAWGGLLVLVGLGVVRDSVQTRWLRGTWPKARHLWLSPVKDLFLLPVWFDALVNKRVVWRGHRLIIGRFTRLRLARVPRVVRQRVRRVVRFRARGESPSI